A single genomic interval of Phycisphaeraceae bacterium harbors:
- a CDS encoding SCO family protein gives MATLTDTMLALVRGSFADRRRPENARRVAAWLLGAVCAGAIISTATAQRTGSGYKPPRVSAHGTPEELEGVDIDVTKLGAQVPLDLPFVDDHGRPVTLREVLRPDRPAILQLGYLRCPMLCSLVLNRLVAGLQGVDWSAGDQFDVISVSINPEEKHDLAAAKKAGYVIEYGRPQSANGWHFLTGPESSSRGLADAVGFGFRLQPDGEYAHAACLFVLTPDGRVSRQLYGADQKPSTLRMALLEASGGTIGTIVDRFILWCHVYDPDRATYAWFAFRFMQIGGVVTLLGIVAGVVWMQWISTRRERSTPSITPPFDAGPKS, from the coding sequence CTCGTTCGAGGGTCATTCGCGGATCGTCGCCGGCCAGAGAACGCCCGCCGCGTGGCCGCGTGGCTGCTCGGCGCCGTCTGCGCGGGTGCGATCATCTCGACCGCCACGGCCCAGCGCACCGGCTCGGGCTACAAGCCGCCGCGCGTCTCGGCGCACGGCACGCCGGAGGAACTCGAGGGCGTCGACATCGATGTCACGAAGCTCGGCGCGCAGGTGCCGCTCGACCTTCCCTTCGTGGATGACCACGGGCGACCGGTCACGCTGCGGGAGGTCCTGCGTCCCGATCGACCGGCCATTCTCCAACTGGGCTATCTGCGCTGCCCCATGCTGTGCAGCCTGGTCCTGAACCGGCTCGTGGCGGGGCTCCAGGGCGTCGACTGGAGTGCGGGCGATCAGTTCGATGTGATCTCGGTGAGCATCAACCCCGAGGAGAAGCATGACCTCGCCGCGGCCAAGAAGGCCGGGTATGTCATTGAGTACGGCCGTCCGCAGAGCGCGAATGGCTGGCACTTCCTGACGGGGCCAGAGTCGAGCAGCCGCGGACTCGCGGATGCGGTTGGATTCGGATTCCGCCTTCAGCCCGATGGTGAGTACGCCCACGCGGCGTGCCTCTTTGTGCTGACGCCCGATGGGCGCGTCTCGCGCCAGCTCTACGGCGCCGACCAGAAGCCCTCAACGCTTCGAATGGCGCTCCTCGAAGCCTCGGGGGGCACGATCGGCACCATCGTGGATCGCTTCATCCTCTGGTGTCATGTCTATGACCCGGACCGTGCCACCTATGCGTGGTTTGCCTTCCGATTCATGCAGATCGGCGGCGTAGTCACGCTGCTTGGCATTGTGGCGGGGGTCGTCTGGATGCAGTGGATCTCCACTCGCCGGGAGCGCTCGACACCCAGCATCACGCCGCCCTTTGACGCCGGACCCAAGTCATGA